The Kiloniellales bacterium genome has a window encoding:
- a CDS encoding SDR family NAD(P)-dependent oxidoreductase — MNRIDLEGRRAVITGGAQGIGRAVAERMLESGAAVALWDLDADLLAETARELGSQGRVHAVAADITAPEAVEAALADTVSGLGAIDILVNNAGIAGPAVKVWDYPIEAWRQVIDLDLTAVFLCCRAVVPGMRERGYGRIVNIASIAGKEGNPNASAYSAAKAGVIALTKSLGKELADQDIAVNCVTPAAAKTRIFEQITQEHVDYMLSKIPRGRFVTVEEVAALVAWLASEDCSFTTGGVFDISGGRATY; from the coding sequence GTGAACCGCATCGATCTGGAGGGGCGCCGGGCCGTCATCACCGGCGGCGCCCAGGGCATCGGCCGCGCCGTCGCCGAACGTATGCTCGAGAGCGGCGCGGCGGTCGCGCTCTGGGACCTCGACGCCGATTTGCTCGCGGAAACCGCGCGCGAGCTCGGCAGTCAAGGCCGCGTGCACGCCGTCGCGGCCGACATCACGGCGCCGGAGGCGGTCGAGGCGGCGCTGGCGGATACAGTCTCGGGACTCGGCGCGATCGACATCCTGGTCAACAACGCCGGGATCGCCGGCCCGGCGGTCAAGGTCTGGGACTACCCGATCGAGGCCTGGCGGCAGGTGATCGATCTCGATCTGACCGCGGTCTTCCTCTGCTGCCGGGCCGTGGTGCCGGGCATGCGCGAGCGGGGCTACGGGAGGATCGTCAACATCGCCTCGATCGCCGGCAAGGAGGGCAACCCCAACGCCTCTGCCTACAGCGCGGCCAAGGCCGGCGTCATCGCCCTGACGAAGTCCCTCGGCAAGGAACTGGCCGACCAGGATATCGCGGTCAACTGCGTGACGCCGGCGGCGGCGAAGACGCGGATCTTCGAGCAGATCACCCAGGAGCACGTCGACTACATGCTGTCGAAGATCCCGCGCGGCCGCTTCGTCACCGTCGAGGAGGTGGCGGCGCTCGTGGCCTGGCTCGCCTCCGAGGACTGCTCCTTCACCACCGGCGGCGTGTTCGATATCTCCGGCGGCCGCGCCACTTACTGA
- a CDS encoding Gfo/Idh/MocA family oxidoreductase translates to MTAPLRIAVAGSGYFSQFHYDAWRRLPGAELVALASRDAGSAQERAASFAVPAVFEEVGAMLEAAEPDLLDIVTPPETHLALVREAARRGIAVICQKPLAPTLEEAVAVVETAEQAGILLVVHENFRFQPWFAHARALIGESRLGQLHGIDFRLRPGDGQGPRAYLDRQPYFQTMPRFLIHETGIHFVDTFRSLMGAVTAVTARLRRVNPVIAGEDAGTVVFEFESGALGVFDGNRLNDHVAENTRLTMGEMHLEGSAGVLRLDGHARLWWKDHGGAEVAEPYDLPAQGFAGDCVFALQRHVVDHLLHGRPLVNDGRAYLTNMEIVEAIYRSHETGRRIALEE, encoded by the coding sequence ATGACCGCGCCCCTGCGGATTGCCGTCGCCGGCAGCGGGTACTTCAGCCAATTCCACTACGACGCCTGGCGGCGGCTTCCCGGAGCGGAGCTGGTCGCCTTGGCCAGCCGCGACGCCGGGAGCGCCCAGGAGCGCGCGGCGAGCTTCGCCGTGCCGGCGGTCTTCGAGGAGGTCGGCGCCATGCTGGAGGCCGCCGAGCCGGATCTCCTGGATATCGTGACGCCGCCGGAGACTCACCTAGCCCTCGTGCGGGAAGCGGCCCGGCGCGGCATCGCGGTGATCTGCCAGAAACCCCTGGCGCCGACCCTCGAGGAAGCGGTCGCGGTGGTCGAGACGGCGGAACAGGCGGGCATCCTCCTGGTGGTTCACGAGAACTTTCGCTTCCAGCCCTGGTTCGCCCATGCCCGCGCTCTGATCGGCGAAAGCCGGCTCGGCCAGCTCCACGGTATCGACTTCCGACTGCGCCCCGGCGACGGCCAGGGTCCCCGGGCCTATCTCGACCGGCAGCCCTACTTCCAGACCATGCCCCGCTTCCTGATCCACGAGACCGGCATCCACTTCGTCGATACTTTTCGCAGCCTAATGGGCGCGGTCACCGCGGTCACCGCCCGGCTGCGCCGGGTCAACCCCGTGATCGCCGGCGAGGACGCGGGCACCGTAGTCTTCGAGTTCGAGTCCGGCGCCCTAGGAGTTTTCGACGGCAACCGGCTGAACGATCACGTCGCCGAGAACACGCGGCTCACCATGGGCGAGATGCACCTGGAAGGCTCGGCCGGCGTGCTGCGCCTCGACGGCCACGCCCGCCTCTGGTGGAAGGACCACGGCGGCGCCGAAGTCGCGGAGCCTTATGACCTGCCCGCCCAAGGCTTCGCAGGCGACTGCGTCTTCGCCCTGCAGCGACATGTCGTGGACCACCTGCTCCACGGCCGGCCCCTGGTCAACGACGGTCGGGCCTATTTGACCAACATGGAGATCGTCGAGGCGATCTACCGCTCCCACGAGACCGGCCGACGGATCGCGCTGGAAGAGTGA
- a CDS encoding SDR family oxidoreductase gives MKGKKALVTAAAQGIGRATALALADEGAGVLATDVDAAALERLAGTTGIETKRLDVTDQAAVAKLAEEVGAVDALLNIAGFVHHGSILDCAEEDWDFSFDLNVKSMYRTIRAFLPAMLEAGGGSIVNMASVASSIRGLPNRFVYGASKAAVIGLTKSVAADFIRQGIRCNAICPGTVESPSLEGRIAAFDDPVAARKAFIERQPIGRLGKPEEIASLAVHLAGEESSYTTGAVFTADGGVTL, from the coding sequence ATGAAGGGAAAAAAAGCCCTGGTAACCGCCGCAGCCCAGGGCATCGGCAGGGCGACGGCCCTGGCCCTCGCGGACGAAGGCGCCGGGGTCCTGGCGACCGACGTCGACGCGGCCGCGCTGGAGAGACTAGCCGGCACCACGGGAATCGAGACGAAACGCCTCGACGTCACAGACCAGGCCGCCGTCGCCAAGCTCGCCGAGGAGGTCGGCGCGGTCGACGCCCTGCTCAACATCGCCGGCTTCGTCCATCACGGCTCGATCCTCGACTGCGCGGAAGAAGACTGGGACTTCTCCTTCGACCTCAACGTCAAGTCCATGTACCGCACGATCCGCGCCTTCCTGCCGGCCATGCTCGAGGCCGGCGGCGGTTCGATCGTCAACATGGCCTCGGTCGCCTCCTCCATCCGCGGCCTGCCCAACCGCTTCGTCTATGGCGCAAGCAAGGCCGCCGTGATCGGCCTGACCAAGTCGGTCGCAGCCGATTTCATCCGGCAAGGTATCCGCTGCAACGCGATCTGTCCGGGCACGGTGGAATCGCCCTCACTGGAGGGCCGGATCGCCGCCTTCGACGATCCCGTGGCGGCGCGCAAGGCCTTCATCGAACGACAGCCCATCGGGCGCCTCGGCAAGCCCGAAGAGATCGCCAGCCTGGCCGTCCACCTCGCGGGCGAGGAATCGAGCTACACCACAGGCGCGGTCTTTACCGCGGACGGCGGCGTCACGCTCTGA
- a CDS encoding IlvD/Edd family dehydratase, translated as MPDDSKTKNRSAEWFGKADKDGFHHRSWMKNQGLPHHLFDGRPVIGICNTWSELTPCNAHFRELAERVKRGVYEMGGFPLEFPVMSLGETLMRPTTMMFRNLVSMDVEETIRANPLDGVILLVGCDKTTPALLMGAASCDLPTLALSGGPMLNGRFRGEQIGSGTHVWKFDAMVKAGEMTLADFMDAEACMSRSVGHCMTMGTASTMASMVESLGMGLPSNAAIPAADSRRNALAHMAGRRIVEMVRENMTMSKVLTREAFENAIRTNGAIGGSTNAVVHLLALAGRLGVDLALDDWDRLGREVPCLVNLMPSGEYLMEDFYYAGGLPAVLRELGEAGLLHKDAVTVNGGTIWDNCKEAVCYDRKVIHAFGEPFKDQGGIAVLQGNLAPSGAILKPSAATPELMKHRGRAVVFEDIDHYKARVDDPALDIDETCVMVLKNCGARGYPGMAEVGNMALPAKILKRGITDMVRISDARMSGTAYGTVVLHTAPEAAVGGPLALVQDGDMIELDVEGRKLHLDVSEEEIARRRAAWVPPEEPTGRGWARLYHDHVNQADQGCDLDFLVGGSGAPIPRESH; from the coding sequence ATGCCCGACGACAGCAAGACCAAGAACCGCAGTGCCGAATGGTTCGGCAAGGCGGACAAGGACGGCTTCCACCATCGCAGCTGGATGAAGAACCAGGGGCTGCCCCACCACCTCTTCGACGGGCGGCCGGTGATTGGAATCTGCAACACCTGGTCGGAGCTGACGCCCTGCAACGCCCACTTCCGGGAGCTGGCCGAGCGGGTCAAGCGCGGGGTCTACGAGATGGGCGGCTTCCCGCTGGAGTTCCCGGTCATGTCGCTGGGCGAGACCCTCATGCGGCCGACCACCATGATGTTCCGCAACCTCGTCTCCATGGACGTCGAGGAGACCATCCGGGCCAATCCCCTCGACGGAGTGATCCTCCTGGTCGGCTGCGACAAGACCACGCCGGCGCTGCTCATGGGCGCCGCCAGTTGCGACCTGCCGACCCTGGCGCTCTCCGGCGGGCCGATGCTGAACGGCCGCTTCCGCGGCGAGCAGATCGGTTCGGGCACCCACGTCTGGAAGTTCGACGCCATGGTCAAGGCGGGCGAGATGACCCTGGCCGACTTCATGGACGCCGAGGCCTGCATGTCCCGATCGGTCGGCCACTGCATGACCATGGGCACCGCCTCGACCATGGCTTCCATGGTCGAGTCCCTCGGCATGGGCCTGCCGAGCAACGCCGCCATCCCGGCCGCCGACTCGCGGCGCAACGCGCTGGCCCACATGGCGGGGCGGCGCATCGTCGAGATGGTTCGCGAGAACATGACCATGTCCAAGGTGCTGACCCGTGAGGCGTTCGAGAACGCGATCCGGACCAACGGCGCGATCGGCGGCTCGACCAACGCCGTGGTGCACCTCCTTGCGCTGGCCGGCCGGCTCGGCGTGGATCTCGCTCTGGACGACTGGGACCGCCTGGGCCGCGAAGTGCCCTGCCTGGTCAACCTCATGCCTTCGGGCGAGTACCTGATGGAGGACTTCTACTACGCCGGCGGGCTGCCGGCCGTGCTGCGCGAACTGGGCGAGGCCGGTCTGCTGCACAAGGACGCCGTCACCGTGAACGGCGGGACCATCTGGGACAACTGCAAGGAAGCGGTCTGCTACGACCGCAAGGTGATCCACGCGTTTGGCGAGCCTTTCAAGGACCAGGGCGGGATCGCCGTCCTGCAGGGCAATCTGGCGCCCAGCGGTGCGATCCTCAAGCCCTCGGCGGCCACGCCCGAACTGATGAAGCACCGGGGCCGCGCCGTGGTCTTCGAGGACATCGACCACTACAAGGCGCGGGTCGACGACCCCGCGCTCGACATCGACGAGACCTGCGTCATGGTGCTCAAGAACTGCGGCGCACGGGGCTATCCCGGCATGGCGGAGGTCGGCAACATGGCCCTGCCGGCCAAGATCCTGAAGCGGGGCATCACCGACATGGTGCGGATCTCCGACGCGCGGATGAGCGGCACGGCCTACGGCACGGTGGTGCTGCACACCGCGCCGGAGGCGGCGGTCGGCGGCCCGCTCGCCCTGGTCCAGGACGGCGATATGATCGAGCTCGACGTCGAGGGCCGGAAGCTGCATCTCGACGTCAGCGAAGAGGAAATAGCCCGGCGGCGCGCGGCCTGGGTGCCCCCCGAGGAGCCGACGGGCAGAGGCTGGGCACGGCTCTACCACGACCACGTCAACCAGGCCGACCAGGGCTGCGATCTCGACTTCCTGGTCGGCGGCAGCGGCGCGCCGATTCCGCGGGAAAGTCATTAA
- a CDS encoding GNAT family N-acetyltransferase, with the protein MHFAGREAENTVLLGALHALDRERRSSAQMLAVERAGEICLAAVQTPPFKLVLSHGDPAALPCLAGWLAESAVVLPGVSGPAGLLEGLVAALREHIDIAPEPEFQLNLYSLTRLIPDTRIRGSLVEASQDDLALLLDWQDGFFEETGLPHDELEEARAYLGQRLTEGEIHLWSLDGRAVSVAGVNPGGATPTFPRINFVYTPPDVRNQGYATACVTRLSRTLLERGSTCCLIFADEDNPLTNHLYRKIGYERSGRFHTVSFTGP; encoded by the coding sequence ATGCACTTCGCGGGGCGGGAAGCCGAGAACACGGTCCTTCTCGGCGCGCTCCACGCCCTGGACAGGGAGCGGCGGTCGTCGGCGCAGATGCTGGCCGTCGAGCGCGCCGGTGAGATATGCCTCGCCGCCGTACAAACGCCGCCTTTCAAGCTCGTTCTCTCTCACGGAGACCCCGCTGCGCTTCCCTGCCTCGCCGGGTGGCTGGCCGAAAGCGCAGTTGTCCTGCCGGGCGTGAGCGGCCCGGCCGGCCTGCTCGAGGGGCTGGTCGCGGCACTCCGCGAACATATCGATATCGCGCCGGAACCGGAGTTCCAGCTCAACCTCTATAGCCTGACCAGACTCATTCCGGACACCAGGATCCGTGGATCCCTCGTCGAGGCTTCGCAAGACGACCTGGCGCTCCTGCTGGACTGGCAGGACGGCTTCTTCGAAGAGACCGGTTTGCCTCATGATGAACTTGAGGAGGCCCGCGCCTACCTGGGGCAGCGCCTGACCGAAGGCGAGATTCATCTCTGGAGCCTCGATGGCCGAGCCGTTTCCGTCGCGGGCGTCAATCCCGGCGGGGCGACGCCGACCTTTCCACGGATCAACTTCGTCTACACGCCGCCCGACGTGCGCAACCAGGGCTACGCCACGGCCTGCGTGACCCGCTTGAGCCGGACCCTGCTCGAGCGCGGCTCTACCTGCTGCCTGATCTTCGCCGACGAGGACAACCCGCTCACCAACCATCTCTATCGCAAGATCGGCTACGAGCGCTCCGGGCGCTTCCACACGGTCAGCTTCACCGGACCCTGA
- a CDS encoding YSC84-related protein yields the protein MAVVLLASGSLTPSTSDAASAAEIDKAVDEAIANLHSESADAKALVPEAKGILVIPRLAKAGLIIGAQGGEGALRVNGKTTGYYNSVALSFGLQAGVQWVGYAMYFMNDKALSYLNRSGGWEVGTGPTITVWDEGMAGSLTTTSGKSDIYVFFFSQKGLMAGIDLQGTKITKFTPEE from the coding sequence GTGGCCGTAGTTCTCTTGGCGTCTGGTTCCCTGACACCCTCGACCAGCGACGCCGCTTCGGCCGCCGAGATCGACAAGGCGGTCGATGAGGCGATCGCGAATCTGCACAGCGAATCGGCCGACGCCAAGGCTCTGGTTCCGGAGGCCAAGGGCATCCTGGTCATTCCACGACTCGCCAAGGCCGGCTTGATCATCGGCGCCCAGGGCGGCGAGGGCGCGCTCCGGGTGAACGGAAAGACCACCGGGTACTACAACTCGGTCGCCCTTTCCTTCGGCCTTCAAGCCGGTGTGCAGTGGGTCGGTTACGCCATGTACTTCATGAACGACAAGGCGCTCAGCTACCTGAACAGGAGCGGCGGCTGGGAGGTCGGAACCGGTCCTACCATTACGGTCTGGGACGAGGGCATGGCCGGGTCCCTGACGACCACGTCGGGCAAGAGCGACATCTACGTGTTCTTCTTCTCGCAGAAGGGCCTGATGGCCGGGATCGATCTGCAGGGCACGAAGATCACGAAGTTCACGCCGGAAGAGTGA
- a CDS encoding isocitrate/isopropylmalate dehydrogenase family protein, with protein MSSVHTFAIAVLPGDGIGPEVMTACLGLLERLTAEETGFALEFETLEAGAECYRRSGEALPTRTLERAAGADAILLGAMGLPEIRYPDGREIAPQLDLREKFQLYAGIRPVRIFPGLPSPLAHPRAAETDFVLIRESTEGLFAGRASGTVEDDRVARNTLEITRPACERLFDFAFALARQRKAAGHPGRVTCVDKANVLQAFAFFREIFDERAARFPDVTADHRYVDAMALDMVRQPWAYDVLVTENMFGDILSDLGAGLMSGMGMAPSADIGDRQAVFQPCHGSAPDIAGSGKANPTAMILSAAMMLEWLGERRSLPACNAAGRRLRDAVDRAYAAGELRPFELGGSHGTAAITDAVLACLENPAAAA; from the coding sequence TTGTCTTCTGTACATACCTTCGCCATCGCCGTGCTGCCGGGCGACGGCATCGGACCCGAGGTGATGACCGCCTGTCTCGGACTGCTGGAGCGGCTGACCGCCGAGGAGACCGGCTTCGCGCTGGAGTTCGAGACTCTCGAGGCCGGCGCCGAGTGCTATCGGCGCAGCGGGGAAGCTCTGCCCACGCGCACCCTGGAACGGGCCGCCGGCGCCGACGCCATCCTGCTGGGCGCCATGGGGCTGCCGGAAATCCGCTATCCCGACGGGCGGGAGATCGCGCCGCAGCTCGACCTGCGCGAAAAGTTCCAGCTCTATGCCGGGATCCGTCCCGTGCGGATCTTTCCCGGTCTGCCCAGTCCCCTCGCCCACCCCCGCGCCGCCGAGACCGACTTCGTGCTGATCCGCGAGTCGACCGAGGGGCTCTTCGCCGGCCGCGCCAGCGGCACGGTGGAAGACGACCGGGTCGCCCGCAATACGCTAGAAATCACCCGACCCGCCTGCGAACGCCTGTTCGACTTCGCCTTCGCGCTGGCGCGCCAACGCAAGGCGGCGGGACACCCGGGGCGCGTCACCTGCGTCGACAAGGCCAACGTGCTCCAGGCCTTCGCCTTCTTCCGCGAGATCTTCGACGAGCGCGCGGCACGCTTCCCCGACGTCACGGCCGACCACCGCTACGTCGACGCCATGGCGCTCGACATGGTGCGCCAGCCCTGGGCCTATGACGTGCTGGTCACCGAGAATATGTTCGGCGACATCCTGTCCGACCTCGGCGCGGGCCTGATGAGCGGCATGGGCATGGCGCCCTCGGCCGACATCGGCGACCGGCAGGCCGTCTTCCAGCCCTGCCACGGCAGCGCGCCGGATATCGCCGGCAGCGGCAAGGCAAACCCCACGGCCATGATCCTCTCGGCCGCCATGATGCTCGAGTGGCTCGGCGAGCGCCGGTCGCTCCCCGCCTGCAACGCGGCCGGACGTCGCCTGCGTGACGCCGTCGACCGGGCCTACGCCGCCGGCGAGCTCCGGCCCTTCGAGCTCGGCGGCAGCCACGGCACCGCGGCGATCACCGATGCCGTCCTGGCCTGCCTGGAAAATCCGGCGGCGGCGGCATGA
- a CDS encoding AIM24 family protein, giving the protein MSQASYIPSVGRAHQSRSDDVDYQIHGEDIQFVEIELDPGESAVAEAGAMMFKDADIGMTTIFGDGSAQEGGFFDKLVGAGKRVITGESLFTTVFTHEGLGKARVAFAAPFPGRILALKLSDFGGRLICQKDSFLAAAKGVSIGIHFQRKILTGLFGGEGFIMQKLEGDGWVFVHMGGVLVARDLAPGEVLHVDTGCLAALTDSVDYDIVQAGGIKTMLFGGEGAFFARLTGPGRVWLQSLPFSRLAGRMLAAAPQNGGNRQGEGSILGGLGDLID; this is encoded by the coding sequence ATGTCACAAGCCAGCTACATTCCCTCGGTCGGCCGCGCCCACCAGAGCCGCAGCGACGACGTCGACTACCAGATCCACGGCGAGGACATTCAGTTCGTCGAGATCGAGCTCGACCCGGGCGAGAGCGCCGTCGCCGAGGCCGGCGCCATGATGTTCAAGGATGCCGACATCGGCATGACGACGATCTTCGGCGACGGCTCGGCCCAGGAGGGCGGCTTCTTCGACAAGCTGGTCGGCGCCGGCAAGAGAGTCATCACCGGGGAGAGCCTGTTCACCACGGTCTTCACCCACGAGGGCCTCGGCAAGGCCCGCGTCGCCTTCGCCGCGCCCTTCCCTGGCCGCATCCTGGCGCTCAAGCTGAGCGATTTCGGCGGCCGGCTGATCTGCCAGAAGGACAGCTTCCTGGCAGCCGCCAAGGGCGTCTCCATCGGCATTCACTTCCAGCGGAAGATCCTGACAGGCCTGTTCGGCGGCGAGGGCTTCATCATGCAGAAGCTGGAAGGCGACGGCTGGGTCTTCGTGCACATGGGCGGCGTCCTGGTCGCGAGGGACCTGGCGCCCGGCGAGGTGCTCCACGTCGATACCGGCTGCCTCGCGGCGCTGACCGACAGCGTCGACTACGACATCGTCCAGGCCGGCGGCATCAAGACCATGCTGTTCGGCGGCGAGGGCGCCTTCTTCGCACGCCTCACGGGTCCGGGTCGGGTCTGGCTGCAGAGCCTGCCGTTTTCCCGCCTGGCCGGCCGCATGCTGGCCGCGGCGCCGCAGAACGGCGGCAACCGACAGGGCGAGGGATCGATCCTGGGCGGCCTGGGCGACCTGATCGACTGA
- a CDS encoding NAD-dependent epimerase/dehydratase family protein, with the protein MKVVITGGCGFIGLRLAQKLLERGELTTPSGRSAAIDSLLLFDMQAPEALPAGLDDSRVAVALGEISNRDEVKALVDRDEVSVFHLASVVSGGGEKDFDLALRVNLDGGLNVMEACRARAGLPRLVFASSIAVFGGSAMPKAVGDTVKQTPQTTYGATKAICELLVNDYTRKGFLDGRSARLPTVIVRPGKPNAAASSFVSGLFREPLNGVDCALPVKPETVMPVLGYRSIVEGLIALHEADGAALGDDRAVELPSHTVTVAEMIEALQRVAGDRPLGKITVEPDPFIEAIVATWPLDASYERATALGLPKEDSLDEIVQAYIEDYL; encoded by the coding sequence ATGAAAGTGGTCATCACCGGCGGCTGCGGATTCATCGGCCTGCGCCTGGCCCAGAAACTGCTGGAAAGAGGCGAACTCACCACACCCTCGGGAAGAAGCGCGGCGATCGATTCTCTCCTGCTGTTCGACATGCAGGCCCCCGAGGCCCTGCCTGCGGGGCTCGACGATTCAAGGGTCGCCGTTGCCCTGGGCGAAATCTCGAACCGGGACGAGGTCAAGGCCCTGGTCGACCGCGACGAGGTCTCGGTCTTCCACCTCGCCTCCGTCGTCTCGGGCGGCGGCGAGAAGGACTTCGATCTGGCGCTCCGGGTCAACCTCGACGGCGGCCTCAACGTCATGGAGGCCTGCCGGGCGCGCGCCGGCCTGCCGCGCCTGGTCTTCGCCTCCTCGATCGCCGTCTTCGGCGGCTCGGCCATGCCAAAGGCCGTTGGCGACACGGTCAAGCAGACGCCGCAGACGACCTACGGCGCGACCAAGGCGATCTGCGAGCTGCTGGTCAACGACTATACCCGCAAGGGCTTCTTAGACGGCCGCTCGGCACGCCTGCCGACCGTGATCGTCCGGCCCGGCAAGCCCAACGCCGCCGCCTCCAGCTTCGTCAGCGGCCTGTTCCGCGAGCCCTTGAACGGCGTCGACTGCGCCCTGCCGGTCAAGCCGGAAACCGTCATGCCGGTGCTCGGCTACCGCTCAATCGTCGAGGGCCTGATCGCGCTGCACGAGGCGGACGGCGCCGCGCTCGGCGACGACCGGGCGGTCGAGCTGCCGAGCCATACTGTGACCGTGGCCGAGATGATCGAGGCGCTCCAGCGGGTCGCCGGCGACCGGCCGCTGGGCAAGATCACCGTCGAGCCCGACCCCTTCATAGAGGCGATCGTCGCAACCTGGCCGCTCGACGCCAGCTACGAACGCGCCACCGCGCTCGGTTTGCCGAAAGAAGACAGCCTGGACGAGATCGTCCAGGCCTACATCGAGGATTACCTGTGA
- a CDS encoding SDR family oxidoreductase, whose product MQGRSAIVTGAASGIGRAIARRFAEEGALVVIADVTEAPREGGPPTRRLIDEAGGACVFHRADVSKWEDVDRLVSETVRRFGRLDVMVNNAAISTGGRLTETSEADWDRVLAVNLKGVFNGCKRAAQQMLDQPPHRSDLGDRVRGRLVNVSSQHGMICCPGDIAYGVSKAGVAYMTRQIAADYAEAGIVCNAVAPGKILTGKGGAAVEPETLEYARARTPWPRLGRPEDVAGAALFLASEEASYVTGENLLVDGGWMAG is encoded by the coding sequence TTGCAGGGAAGAAGCGCCATCGTCACCGGCGCCGCGTCCGGCATCGGCCGGGCGATCGCTCGGCGCTTCGCCGAGGAGGGCGCCCTCGTGGTCATCGCCGACGTGACCGAGGCCCCGCGCGAGGGCGGGCCGCCGACCCGCCGCCTGATCGACGAGGCGGGCGGCGCCTGCGTGTTCCACCGCGCGGATGTCTCGAAGTGGGAGGACGTCGACCGCCTGGTCTCGGAGACCGTCCGTCGCTTCGGCCGGCTCGACGTGATGGTCAACAACGCGGCGATCTCGACCGGCGGCCGCTTGACCGAGACCTCCGAGGCCGACTGGGACCGCGTGTTGGCGGTCAACCTCAAGGGCGTCTTCAACGGCTGCAAGCGGGCGGCACAGCAGATGCTCGATCAGCCGCCCCACCGGAGCGATCTCGGCGACCGGGTGCGGGGGCGCCTCGTCAACGTCTCCTCGCAGCACGGCATGATCTGCTGTCCCGGCGATATTGCCTACGGGGTCAGCAAGGCGGGCGTCGCCTACATGACCCGCCAGATCGCGGCGGACTATGCCGAGGCGGGCATCGTCTGCAACGCCGTGGCGCCAGGAAAGATCCTGACCGGCAAGGGCGGAGCGGCCGTCGAGCCGGAGACCCTCGAATACGCCAGGGCGCGGACGCCCTGGCCGCGGCTCGGGCGGCCGGAAGACGTGGCCGGGGCAGCGCTCTTCCTGGCCAGCGAGGAAGCCAGCTACGTCACCGGCGAGAACCTGCTGGTCGACGGCGGCTGGATGGCGGGGTAG